From Coccinella septempunctata chromosome 4, icCocSept1.1, whole genome shotgun sequence, a single genomic window includes:
- the LOC123311590 gene encoding regulating synaptic membrane exocytosis protein 2 isoform X2 yields the protein MMEEGPDLSHLTPEERAIIESVMVRQKQEEQREQEIMRRKADEVHILEETIRARSEQHKKAGIELDATCHVCLKTKFADGVGHLCNYCSIRCCARCGGKVTLRSNKVVWVCILCRKKQELLSKTGQWIMGGTNASETDTPQIQQAPSDKRPKLERAHSAAEKENLPLQRSGSQLRRQYSEQERTSSCDRYQQQYNEDDPRYYQGELEGLMRTHPHLVPRRYPDQEPEPTDMDASTRRLQTTISANKKHKRSSSTKKHQNNPQTLHQQHSFSSSEEDLKSTPEYGSDERDSEKELPPSGAHEEWPPLSHYIMAPHHRPLQDVTADNRCFTERRKKTVRFDHHEAWNQQTSQDSHRDSGIDTSSNFTSSEDSTRDLPKPLLWQLSEDGQTAIGHMILRRDLRNNSKALLGLKIVGGRKMENGQRCAIIQNVKKGSIADIEGQLQPGDEVIEYNGIPLQGKTYQEVADIIAESKQDATVELIVSRKLKDESNKGLWKQCLSSQGQAVYWQQEGDYDRPSVLVTSPGSPERVRPPQPALAPSVGGRIQVRLAYDSSTLQLLVTIVCGAGLSSRGHQGRNPYCKLFLLPDRSEKSKRRTKTLAGTTEPIWNQTFIYSGLRRSDLPIRALEITVWDLVPHGANDFLGETIIELWPLDENPMWRTLGPHEEVALTPSEHLSPPSTGSRFSDSDTPSECEIEGNRERRGADGTSVSSVGSSSSPPRDSDRRSRRDQEPATNYVPQDYKKNTMAGHRSHSAAPCESPSYHMSRSRSKSPRRTVNDHRSLSPPDVRIVDCQPTTYNVSRFQSRSATATPTGSPKKRQLPQVPHAFGRALQERVAQDLDDRNNRHRMRYMQSYRSAGSGWERRYSGLSDSDLANHTRTTMKSLSPERERDPLGFADFDSDMESVTSSAFSTQSERPLGNRAYGSYYQQHHHSSEYPSSSNRYHRGNYSDNRAPPKHREYRDHRDYRDQRDYRDHRDQDYIDPVETLNQRNDDHYQRASYHHHHRDGSVKRGQFTRSLSNSEPPPDEKTDGSLSDTAVVTMIELDIPSNKTMRKDSQRERNRDRQDQMLGLGKKSSSTSQLSATGRKRRMGFGKRGKTSFTVHRSEEVLPGDVKLSKQGSSCSSDGEGSADGDRWSPSLRLATEGGQLAEFIDGLGPGQLVGRQVLGAPALGDIQLSMCYQKGQLEVEVIRARGLQAKPGCKILPAPYVKVYIVNGKRCIEKLKTTTARRTLDPLYQQQLTFRENFNNCILQVTVWGDYGRIEGKKVFMGVAQIMLDDLDLSNIVIGWYKLFGTTSLVSGSSSFGLSRRSSMASLDSLKL from the exons ATGATGGAGGAAGGACCAGATTTGTCTCATCTTACACCCGAAGAAAGGGCCATTATCGAGTCCGTCATGGTCCGACAAAAACAAGAGGAGCAGAGGGAACAGGAGATCATGAG AAGAAAGGCTGACGAAGTTCACATTCTGGAGGAAACAATCAGGGCAAGAAGCGAGCAACACAAAAAGGCGGGAATAGAGTTGGACGCCACATGTCACGTATGCCTGAAAACTAAGTTTGCAGATGGTGTCGGCCATCTGTGTAACTATTGTTCTATCAGGTGCTGCGCTAGGTGTGGAGGAAAAGTTACCCTACGTTCGAATAAG GTTGTGTGGGTGTGTATACTCTGTAGGAAAAAACAAGAATTGTTGAGCAAGACAGGCCAATGGATAATGGGAGGTACAAACGCATCGGAAACGGATACACCACAGATACAACAAGCACCTTCGGACAAGAGACCAAAGTTAGAGAGAGCACATTCCGCGGcagaaaaagaaaatttaccTTTGCAACGATCTGGAAGCCAGTTAAGAAGGCAGTACTCGGAACAAGAGAGGACGTCTTCTTGCGATAGGTACCAACAGCAGTACAACGAGGATGACCCGCGTTATTACCAAGGGGAATTGGAAGGGTTGATGAGAACTCATCCGCATTTAGTTCCAAGAAG ATATCCAGACCAGGAGCCAGAACCAACAGATATGGACGCCTCCACAAGGAGGCTACAAACGACAATAAGTGCCAACAAGAAACATAAACGAAGCAGCTCCACGAAAAAGCACCAGAACAATCCGCAAACCCTTCATCAGCAGCATTCCTTCTCCAGCTCGGAAGAAGACCTGAAATCAACCCCGGAGTATGGGAGCGATGAGAGAGATAGCGAGAAAG AACTTCCTCCCTCAGGGGCCCATGAAGAATGGCCACCCCTAAGCCATTACATCATGGCACCTCATCACCGTCCACTTCAAGACGTTACGGCCGACAATCGGTGCTTCACAGAACGAAGAAAAAAAACCGTCAGGTTCGACCACCACGAGGCCTGGAATCAACAGACCTCCCAGGATTCCCACAGGGATTCTGGGATAGACACGTCTTCGAACTTCACGTCCAGCGAAGATTCCACCAGAGATCTGCCCAAG CCCCTCCTCTGGCAACTATCTGAAGATGGACAAACAGCAATAGGTCATATGATATTAAGAAGAGATCTGAGAAATAATTCAAAAGCCTTACTTGGCTTGAAAATCGTTGGCggaagaaaaatggaaaatggcCAGAGGTGTGCTATCATACAAAATGTAAAAAAGGGAAGCATAGCAGACATCGAAGGACAATTACAACCAG GAGACGAAGTGATAGAATACAACGGTATCCCGTTACAAGGCAAGACATATCAGGAAGTTGCTGACATAATAGCAGAAAGCAAACAAGATGCCACCGTAGAACTTATCGTATCGAGAAAACTCAAGGACGAATCGAACAAAGGATTGTGGAAGCAGTGTTTGAGCAGTCAAG GTCAAGCTGTCTACTGGCAGCAGGAGGGCGACTACGATCGGCCCAGCGTGCTGGTGACATCGCCCGGAAGTCCGGAAAGAGTGAGGCCCCCTCAGCCGGCCCTGGCGCCGAGCGTTGGGGGCAGGATACAGGTCAGGCTCGCTTACGACTCATCCACACTGCAGTTGTTAGTCACGATTGTATGCGGAGCGGGTCTGAGTTCGCGCGGTCATCAGGGTAGGAACCCCTACTGCAAGTTGTTTTTGTTGCCGGATCGGTCGGAGAAATCTAAGAGGAGGACGAAGACTTTAGCTG GAACCACTGAACCAATTTGGAACCAAACTTTCATATACTCCGGTCTGCGCAGATCCGATCTTCCAATAAGAGCCTTAGAAATAACAGTATGGGACTTGGTTCCACACGGTGCCAACGACTTCTTGGGGGAAACCATCATAGAATTATGGCCCTTGGACGAAAATCCCATGTGGAGGACACTTGGACCACATGAGGAGGTAGCATTGACACCCAGCGAGCACTTGTCACCTCCAAGTACAGGATCACGTTTCTCAGACTCGGATACTCCTTCTGAATGTGAGATTGAGGGTAATCGTGAAAGGAGGGGAGCTGATGGTACTAGTGTCAGCAGTGTGGGCAGTTCCAGCAGTCCGCCCAGGGATAGTGACAGAAGGTCCAGACGAGATCAAGAACCTGCAACGAACTACGTTCCGCAAGATTACAAAAAG AACACCATGGCAGGCCATCGATCCCATTCGGCTGCTCCTTGCGAGTCACCAAGCTACCACATGTCGCGATCCAGATCCAAGTCACCACGGCGAACAGTGAACGACCACCGATCGTTATCCCCACCGGACGTTCGGATAGTAGACTGTCAGCCAACCACCTACAACGTATCCAGATTCCAGTCCCGTTCGGCCACAGCGACTCCAACCGGTTCTCCTAAGAAACGCCAGCTGCCGCAAGTGCCACACGCTTTTGGACGTGCCCTCCAGGAGCGTGTAGCGCAAGATCTGGACGACAGAAACAACAGGCACAGAATGAGGTATATGCAATCGTATAGGAGCGCTGGATCGGGTTGGGAGAGGAGGTATAGTGGACTAAGTGACAGTGATCTCGCCAATCACACGCGGACTACCATGAAATCTCTCTCGCCCGAAAGAGAGAGAGACCCTTTAGGCTTTGCAGACTTTGATAGTGATATGGAGTCTGTAACGAGTAGTGCTTTTTCCACGCAATCTGAAAGACCATTAGGAAATAGAGCTTATGG CAGCTACTACCAACAGCATCACCATAGTTCGGAGTACCCTAGCAGCAGTAACAGATACCACAGGGGTAACTATTCAGATAATAGGGCCCCACCGAAACATAGAGAATACAGGGATCACAGAGATTACAGGGATCAAAGGGACTATAGGGATCATCGGGATCAAGATTACATCGACCCAGTGGAGACTTTGAACCAGAGGAATGATGACCATTACCAGAGAGCGTCATATCACCATCATCACAGGGACGGAAGTGTGAAGAGAGGGCAGTTCACTAGGAGTTTGTCGAATTCTGAACCTCCACCAGATGAAAAAACAG ATGGTAGTTTAAGTGATACGGCAGTGGTTACTATGATAGAATTGGATATACCTTCCAACAAGACTATGAGGAAAGACAGTCAACGAGAAAGAAATAGGGATAGGCAAGACCAGATGTTGGGTCTTGGTAAAAAGAGTAGTTCCACCAGTCAGTTATCAGCCACAG GCCGAAAACGAAGAATGGGATTTGGTAAAAGAGGAAAAACCTCCTTCACTGTGCACAGATCCGAAGAAGTGCTTCCAGGAGATGTCAAACTCTCCAAGCAAGGCTCATCGTGTTCTAGCGATGGCGAAGGTTCAGCGGACGGCGATAG GTGGTCCCCATCTTTAAGGTTAGCTACTGAAGGAGGCCAATTAGCCGAATTCATTGATGGTCTTGGACCCGGCCAATTGGTTGGTAGGCAAGTTCTTGGTGCTCCTGCCTTGGGGGACATCCAGTTATCCATGTGCTATCAGAAGGGACAACTTGAGGTGGAGGTTATTAGGGCACGTGGTCTTCAAGCGAAACCCGGATGTAAAATATTGCCAG CTCCTTATGTGAAAGTGTATATAGTGAATGGTAAAAGATGTATAGAAAAATTGAAGACTACAACAGCAAGAAGGACTCTTGATCCGTTGTATCAACAACAATTAACGTTTAGGGAAAATTTTAACAATTGTATATTACAG GTAACAGTCTGGGGCGACTATGGTCGAATAGAAGGCAAAAAAGTGTTCATGGGAGTTGCGCAAATCATGCTCGATGATCTCGACCTGAGCAATATAGTGATAGGATGGTACAAACTCTTTGGAACTACTTCACTGGTTAGTGGGTCCTCTTCGTTTGGTCTATCGCGTCGCAGCTCCATGGCTAGCTTAGATTCACTCAAGTTGTAA
- the LOC123311590 gene encoding regulating synaptic membrane exocytosis protein 2 isoform X1: MMEEGPDLSHLTPEERAIIESVMVRQKQEEQREQEIMRRKADEVHILEETIRARSEQHKKAGIELDATCHVCLKTKFADGVGHLCNYCSIRCCARCGGKVTLRSNKVVWVCILCRKKQELLSKTGQWIMGGTNASETDTPQIQQAPSDKRPKLERAHSAAEKENLPLQRSGSQLRRQYSEQERTSSCDRYQQQYNEDDPRYYQGELEGLMRTHPHLVPRRYPDQEPEPTDMDASTRRLQTTISANKKHKRSSSTKKHQNNPQTLHQQHSFSSSEEDLKSTPEYGSDERDSEKELPPSGAHEEWPPLSHYIMAPHHRPLQDVTADNRCFTERRKKTVRFDHHEAWNQQTSQDSHRDSGIDTSSNFTSSEDSTRDLPKPLLWQLSEDGQTAIGHMILRRDLRNNSKALLGLKIVGGRKMENGQRCAIIQNVKKGSIADIEGQLQPGDEVIEYNGIPLQGKTYQEVADIIAESKQDATVELIVSRKLKDESNKGLWKQCLSSQGQAVYWQQEGDYDRPSVLVTSPGSPERVRPPQPALAPSVGGRIQVRLAYDSSTLQLLVTIVCGAGLSSRGHQGRNPYCKLFLLPDRSEKSKRRTKTLAGTTEPIWNQTFIYSGLRRSDLPIRALEITVWDLVPHGANDFLGETIIELWPLDENPMWRTLGPHEEVALTPSEHLSPPSTGSRFSDSDTPSECEIEGNRERRGADGTSVSSVGSSSSPPRDSDRRSRRDQEPATNYVPQDYKKNTMAGHRSHSAAPCESPSYHMSRSRSKSPRRTVNDHRSLSPPDVRIVDCQPTTYNVSRFQSRSATATPTGSPKKRQLPQVPHAFGRALQERVAQDLDDRNNRHRMRYMQSYRSAGSGWERRYSGLSDSDLANHTRTTMKSLSPERERDPLGFADFDSDMESVTSSAFSTQSERPLGNRAYGSYYQQHHHSSEYPSSSNRYHRGNYSDNRAPPKHREYRDHRDYRDQRDYRDHRDQDYIDPVETLNQRNDDHYQRASYHHHHRDGSVKRGQFTRSLSNSEPPPDEKTDGSLSDTAVVTMIELDIPSNKTMRKDSQRERNRDRQDQMLGLGKKSSSTSQLSATGRKRRMGFGKRGKTSFTVHRSEEVLPGDVKLSKQGSSCSSDGEGSADGDRRWSPSLRLATEGGQLAEFIDGLGPGQLVGRQVLGAPALGDIQLSMCYQKGQLEVEVIRARGLQAKPGCKILPAPYVKVYIVNGKRCIEKLKTTTARRTLDPLYQQQLTFRENFNNCILQVTVWGDYGRIEGKKVFMGVAQIMLDDLDLSNIVIGWYKLFGTTSLVSGSSSFGLSRRSSMASLDSLKL, translated from the exons ATGATGGAGGAAGGACCAGATTTGTCTCATCTTACACCCGAAGAAAGGGCCATTATCGAGTCCGTCATGGTCCGACAAAAACAAGAGGAGCAGAGGGAACAGGAGATCATGAG AAGAAAGGCTGACGAAGTTCACATTCTGGAGGAAACAATCAGGGCAAGAAGCGAGCAACACAAAAAGGCGGGAATAGAGTTGGACGCCACATGTCACGTATGCCTGAAAACTAAGTTTGCAGATGGTGTCGGCCATCTGTGTAACTATTGTTCTATCAGGTGCTGCGCTAGGTGTGGAGGAAAAGTTACCCTACGTTCGAATAAG GTTGTGTGGGTGTGTATACTCTGTAGGAAAAAACAAGAATTGTTGAGCAAGACAGGCCAATGGATAATGGGAGGTACAAACGCATCGGAAACGGATACACCACAGATACAACAAGCACCTTCGGACAAGAGACCAAAGTTAGAGAGAGCACATTCCGCGGcagaaaaagaaaatttaccTTTGCAACGATCTGGAAGCCAGTTAAGAAGGCAGTACTCGGAACAAGAGAGGACGTCTTCTTGCGATAGGTACCAACAGCAGTACAACGAGGATGACCCGCGTTATTACCAAGGGGAATTGGAAGGGTTGATGAGAACTCATCCGCATTTAGTTCCAAGAAG ATATCCAGACCAGGAGCCAGAACCAACAGATATGGACGCCTCCACAAGGAGGCTACAAACGACAATAAGTGCCAACAAGAAACATAAACGAAGCAGCTCCACGAAAAAGCACCAGAACAATCCGCAAACCCTTCATCAGCAGCATTCCTTCTCCAGCTCGGAAGAAGACCTGAAATCAACCCCGGAGTATGGGAGCGATGAGAGAGATAGCGAGAAAG AACTTCCTCCCTCAGGGGCCCATGAAGAATGGCCACCCCTAAGCCATTACATCATGGCACCTCATCACCGTCCACTTCAAGACGTTACGGCCGACAATCGGTGCTTCACAGAACGAAGAAAAAAAACCGTCAGGTTCGACCACCACGAGGCCTGGAATCAACAGACCTCCCAGGATTCCCACAGGGATTCTGGGATAGACACGTCTTCGAACTTCACGTCCAGCGAAGATTCCACCAGAGATCTGCCCAAG CCCCTCCTCTGGCAACTATCTGAAGATGGACAAACAGCAATAGGTCATATGATATTAAGAAGAGATCTGAGAAATAATTCAAAAGCCTTACTTGGCTTGAAAATCGTTGGCggaagaaaaatggaaaatggcCAGAGGTGTGCTATCATACAAAATGTAAAAAAGGGAAGCATAGCAGACATCGAAGGACAATTACAACCAG GAGACGAAGTGATAGAATACAACGGTATCCCGTTACAAGGCAAGACATATCAGGAAGTTGCTGACATAATAGCAGAAAGCAAACAAGATGCCACCGTAGAACTTATCGTATCGAGAAAACTCAAGGACGAATCGAACAAAGGATTGTGGAAGCAGTGTTTGAGCAGTCAAG GTCAAGCTGTCTACTGGCAGCAGGAGGGCGACTACGATCGGCCCAGCGTGCTGGTGACATCGCCCGGAAGTCCGGAAAGAGTGAGGCCCCCTCAGCCGGCCCTGGCGCCGAGCGTTGGGGGCAGGATACAGGTCAGGCTCGCTTACGACTCATCCACACTGCAGTTGTTAGTCACGATTGTATGCGGAGCGGGTCTGAGTTCGCGCGGTCATCAGGGTAGGAACCCCTACTGCAAGTTGTTTTTGTTGCCGGATCGGTCGGAGAAATCTAAGAGGAGGACGAAGACTTTAGCTG GAACCACTGAACCAATTTGGAACCAAACTTTCATATACTCCGGTCTGCGCAGATCCGATCTTCCAATAAGAGCCTTAGAAATAACAGTATGGGACTTGGTTCCACACGGTGCCAACGACTTCTTGGGGGAAACCATCATAGAATTATGGCCCTTGGACGAAAATCCCATGTGGAGGACACTTGGACCACATGAGGAGGTAGCATTGACACCCAGCGAGCACTTGTCACCTCCAAGTACAGGATCACGTTTCTCAGACTCGGATACTCCTTCTGAATGTGAGATTGAGGGTAATCGTGAAAGGAGGGGAGCTGATGGTACTAGTGTCAGCAGTGTGGGCAGTTCCAGCAGTCCGCCCAGGGATAGTGACAGAAGGTCCAGACGAGATCAAGAACCTGCAACGAACTACGTTCCGCAAGATTACAAAAAG AACACCATGGCAGGCCATCGATCCCATTCGGCTGCTCCTTGCGAGTCACCAAGCTACCACATGTCGCGATCCAGATCCAAGTCACCACGGCGAACAGTGAACGACCACCGATCGTTATCCCCACCGGACGTTCGGATAGTAGACTGTCAGCCAACCACCTACAACGTATCCAGATTCCAGTCCCGTTCGGCCACAGCGACTCCAACCGGTTCTCCTAAGAAACGCCAGCTGCCGCAAGTGCCACACGCTTTTGGACGTGCCCTCCAGGAGCGTGTAGCGCAAGATCTGGACGACAGAAACAACAGGCACAGAATGAGGTATATGCAATCGTATAGGAGCGCTGGATCGGGTTGGGAGAGGAGGTATAGTGGACTAAGTGACAGTGATCTCGCCAATCACACGCGGACTACCATGAAATCTCTCTCGCCCGAAAGAGAGAGAGACCCTTTAGGCTTTGCAGACTTTGATAGTGATATGGAGTCTGTAACGAGTAGTGCTTTTTCCACGCAATCTGAAAGACCATTAGGAAATAGAGCTTATGG CAGCTACTACCAACAGCATCACCATAGTTCGGAGTACCCTAGCAGCAGTAACAGATACCACAGGGGTAACTATTCAGATAATAGGGCCCCACCGAAACATAGAGAATACAGGGATCACAGAGATTACAGGGATCAAAGGGACTATAGGGATCATCGGGATCAAGATTACATCGACCCAGTGGAGACTTTGAACCAGAGGAATGATGACCATTACCAGAGAGCGTCATATCACCATCATCACAGGGACGGAAGTGTGAAGAGAGGGCAGTTCACTAGGAGTTTGTCGAATTCTGAACCTCCACCAGATGAAAAAACAG ATGGTAGTTTAAGTGATACGGCAGTGGTTACTATGATAGAATTGGATATACCTTCCAACAAGACTATGAGGAAAGACAGTCAACGAGAAAGAAATAGGGATAGGCAAGACCAGATGTTGGGTCTTGGTAAAAAGAGTAGTTCCACCAGTCAGTTATCAGCCACAG GCCGAAAACGAAGAATGGGATTTGGTAAAAGAGGAAAAACCTCCTTCACTGTGCACAGATCCGAAGAAGTGCTTCCAGGAGATGTCAAACTCTCCAAGCAAGGCTCATCGTGTTCTAGCGATGGCGAAGGTTCAGCGGACGGCGATA gGAGGTGGTCCCCATCTTTAAGGTTAGCTACTGAAGGAGGCCAATTAGCCGAATTCATTGATGGTCTTGGACCCGGCCAATTGGTTGGTAGGCAAGTTCTTGGTGCTCCTGCCTTGGGGGACATCCAGTTATCCATGTGCTATCAGAAGGGACAACTTGAGGTGGAGGTTATTAGGGCACGTGGTCTTCAAGCGAAACCCGGATGTAAAATATTGCCAG CTCCTTATGTGAAAGTGTATATAGTGAATGGTAAAAGATGTATAGAAAAATTGAAGACTACAACAGCAAGAAGGACTCTTGATCCGTTGTATCAACAACAATTAACGTTTAGGGAAAATTTTAACAATTGTATATTACAG GTAACAGTCTGGGGCGACTATGGTCGAATAGAAGGCAAAAAAGTGTTCATGGGAGTTGCGCAAATCATGCTCGATGATCTCGACCTGAGCAATATAGTGATAGGATGGTACAAACTCTTTGGAACTACTTCACTGGTTAGTGGGTCCTCTTCGTTTGGTCTATCGCGTCGCAGCTCCATGGCTAGCTTAGATTCACTCAAGTTGTAA